In the Kitasatospora terrestris genome, one interval contains:
- a CDS encoding ankyrin repeat domain-containing protein — translation MTDSADAAFDPEVIELAGKLFDAARAGDAPLLAAYLDAGAPADLANDRGDTLVMLAAYHGHVDAVRVLLERGADADRVNDRGQTPLAGAVFKGAEAVVDALLAGGADPKAGTPSALDTARMFGKDALLERFEAC, via the coding sequence GTGACCGACTCCGCCGACGCCGCGTTCGACCCCGAGGTGATCGAGCTCGCCGGGAAGCTCTTCGACGCCGCCCGGGCGGGCGACGCCCCGCTGCTCGCCGCCTACCTGGACGCCGGGGCGCCCGCCGACCTCGCCAACGACCGCGGCGACACCCTGGTGATGCTCGCCGCCTACCACGGCCACGTCGACGCGGTCCGGGTCCTGCTGGAGCGCGGCGCCGACGCCGACCGGGTCAACGACCGCGGGCAGACCCCGCTGGCCGGCGCGGTCTTCAAGGGCGCCGAGGCCGTCGTCGACGCGCTGCTCGCCGGTGGCGCCGACCCGAAGGCCGGCACGCCGTCCGCGCTCGACACCGCGCGGATGTTCGGCAAGGACGCGCTGTTGGAGCGCTTCGAGGCCTGCTGA
- a CDS encoding GNAT family N-acetyltransferase: MEIRMTGFGHPDGVKLSDEVQQEYVRRYGDGDQTSMHTDHFDPPAGLFVVAYLDGEPVACGGWRAKEQDDDGLLDGDAELKRMFVVPQARGKGLARAVLRHLEERAVAAGRTRLVLETGNKQPEAIALYLSEGYADIRKFGYYKDHPDSVCMGKQLV, from the coding sequence ATGGAAATTCGTATGACCGGCTTCGGCCATCCGGACGGCGTGAAGCTGTCGGACGAGGTGCAGCAGGAGTACGTCCGCCGGTACGGGGACGGGGACCAGACCTCGATGCACACCGACCACTTCGACCCGCCGGCCGGGCTCTTCGTCGTCGCCTACCTCGACGGCGAGCCGGTGGCCTGCGGCGGCTGGCGCGCCAAGGAACAGGACGACGACGGCCTGCTCGACGGCGACGCCGAGCTGAAGCGGATGTTCGTGGTGCCCCAGGCCCGCGGCAAGGGCCTCGCCCGGGCCGTGCTGCGCCACCTGGAGGAGCGCGCGGTCGCGGCCGGGCGGACCCGGCTGGTGCTGGAGACCGGCAACAAGCAGCCCGAGGCGATCGCCCTGTACCTCTCCGAGGGCTACGCCGACATCCGCAAGTTCGGGTACTACAAGGACCACCCGGACAGCGTCTGCATGGGCAAGCAGCTGGTCTGA
- a CDS encoding nucleotidyltransferase domain-containing protein: protein MDDELMDLAGRLARVDGVVGVCLGGSRARGTHRPDSDYDLGLYYRRPLDTGQLRDLARQLTGKDVDVTEPGGWGPWVDGGAWLTVDGHRVDWLYRDLDRVAHSAREARAGRYEIGTQPGHPLGVHSHAYAGELALGRVLADPGGEVTRLRAELADYPVALGEALVAQARWEAPFVLAGARKGAARGDAFYVHGCLFRAVGALVQAMHGRAGQWLINEKGAVASAALLPGAPEHFAERVRAVFAGDDLNGAVDAALALVQDALG, encoded by the coding sequence ATGGACGACGAACTCATGGACCTGGCCGGGCGCCTCGCCCGCGTCGACGGCGTCGTCGGAGTCTGCCTCGGTGGCAGCCGCGCCCGCGGCACCCACCGGCCCGACTCCGACTACGACCTCGGCCTCTACTACCGCCGCCCGCTCGACACCGGGCAACTGCGCGACCTCGCCCGGCAGCTGACCGGGAAGGACGTCGACGTCACCGAGCCCGGCGGCTGGGGCCCCTGGGTCGACGGCGGGGCCTGGCTCACCGTCGACGGGCACCGGGTCGACTGGCTCTACCGCGACCTCGACCGGGTCGCCCACAGCGCTCGCGAGGCCCGCGCCGGACGGTACGAGATCGGCACCCAGCCCGGCCACCCGCTCGGCGTCCACTCGCACGCGTACGCCGGGGAGCTCGCCCTCGGACGCGTCCTCGCCGACCCCGGCGGCGAGGTGACCCGGCTGCGCGCGGAACTCGCCGACTACCCGGTGGCACTCGGCGAGGCGCTGGTCGCCCAGGCGCGCTGGGAGGCGCCGTTCGTCCTCGCGGGCGCCCGCAAGGGCGCGGCCCGCGGGGACGCGTTCTACGTGCACGGCTGCCTGTTCCGCGCGGTCGGGGCGCTGGTGCAGGCGATGCACGGGCGGGCGGGGCAGTGGCTGATCAACGAGAAGGGCGCGGTGGCCTCGGCCGCGCTGCTGCCCGGCGCGCCGGAGCACTTCGCGGAGCGGGTGCGGGCGGTCTTCGCCGGGGACGACCTGAACGGCGCGGTCGACGCGGCGCTCGCGCTCGTCCAGGACGCGCTGGGCTGA